A window of the Brassica napus cultivar Da-Ae chromosome C5, Da-Ae, whole genome shotgun sequence genome harbors these coding sequences:
- the LOC106363349 gene encoding uncharacterized protein LOC106363349 translates to MLCGEKISDYDMIEKTLSTFHPINVILQQQYRVNGYTRYSELMQVLLVAEQNNQLVTLNHQARPTGSAPFPEANVASSSYDNRRGRSRGRSGNRYYGRGRGRGRRFRPYDERNNKDFHENERNENGQDDKRQTGKVCYRCGMKGHWVRNCRTPKHLADLYRESQKGKEKGRGETNFISDEPGPSFHGLNDDTHLNVSDFLVEPKSIDE, encoded by the coding sequence ATGTTATGTGGAGAGAAAATAAGTGATTATGATATGATCGAAAAAACTCTCTCCACGTTCCATCCTATAAATGTAATCCTGCAGCAACAGTACCGGGTGAATGGATATACCCGTTACTCGGAGTTGATGCAAGTCCTCCTTGTAGCGGAGCAGAATAATCAACTCGTGACTTTAAACCATCAAGCTCGTCCCACTGGATCTGCTCCATTCCCTGAAGCGAATGTTGCATCATCCAGTTATGATAATAGAAGAGGACGAAGTCGTGGACGTAGTGGAAACCGTTATTatggtcgtggaagaggacgaggaagaagatttcGTCCCTATgatgaaagaaataataaagactTCCACGAAAATGAAAGGAATGAAAATGGCCAGGATGATAAAAGGCAAACGGGAAAGGTTTGCTACAGATGCGGCATGAAAGGTCATTGGGTACGTAACTGTCGTACGCCAAAACATTTAGCCGATCTGTATAGAGAATCCCAAAAgggaaaagaaaaaggaagaggTGAAACAAACTTCATCTCTGATGAACCTGGGCCATCCTTTCATGGTTTGAACGATGATACTCATCTCAACGTATCAGACTTTCTGGTTGAGCCAAAGAGTATCGATGAGTGA